From Penicillium psychrofluorescens genome assembly, chromosome: 6, one genomic window encodes:
- a CDS encoding uncharacterized protein (ID:PFLUO_009304-T1.cds;~source:funannotate) has translation MKFTEGMWCLQEGIRIDWMSNVERLSIQDESVHLLLNKAQRNRGDTLNSATVSAQITSPLEGIVGVKLVHWAGQVDRGPHYELHTSKGHTKISHDKNENKLSYASGPLHLGVNAAPNELDFVFSSPSGKKLTGHSWRSIGYVGDQRADKYRFEDGIYAERQGYMLAELDLGVGEKVYGLGERFGPLVKNGQTVDIWNEDGGTSSELAYKNIPFYISSKGYGVFVNHPGKVSLEVQSERTTRVNISVPGEEIEYFIVYGATPKEILKRYTYLTGKPGLVPSWSYNLWLTTSFTTNYDEETVTGFLDGFRDRDIPLGVFHFDCFWMKSYQWCDFEFDSDMFPDAGGYMQRLKDRGLRISVWINPYVGQASPLFEEGKTNGYFIKRTDGSVWQWDFWQAGMAIIDFTNPAACAWYRRHLERLMEMGVDSFKTDFAERIPVKGVTYHDGSDPTRMHNYYALLYNKEVFETLNARVGHNQGLLFARSSAPGGQKYPVHWGGDCESTFEAMAESLRGGLSLMLSGYIFWASDIGGFEGTPPPALYKRWVQFGLLSSHSRLHGSSSFRVPWIYGEDCSAVLRDCVRRKIALMPYILLEALRGHASGTPLMRPLFLEFPDDLSTYTIDTQYLFGSNLLIAPVFSEDGEVTFYVPRSADDERGKWVSWFDHSKSYESGRWYTETHDFDTMPILIRPGSVTPRNPALKAPQDDALTGIELLVNGQLSGETVLDIVDPGQTDQVLKTLRVRHAADGKMIEAEGHSVKIVHIGL, from the exons ATGAAGTTCACCGAGGGCATGTGGTGTCTGCAG GAGGGCATCCGGATTGACTGGATGAGCAATGTCGAGCGATTGAGTATCCAGGATGAATCAGTTCATCTGTTACTGAACAAGGCGCAGAGGAATCGAGGGGATACGCTCAATTCGG CAACCGTATCGGCGCAGATCACGTCGCCATTGGAAGGGATCGTTGGGGTTAAACTAGTGCATTG GGCAGGACAAGTCGACCGAGGTCCCCATTACGAGCTTCATACTAGCAAGGGACACACCAAGATTAGCCACGACAAAAATGAGAACAAATTGAGCTATGCCAGTGGGCCACTTCATCTGGGCGTCAACGCCGCGCCCAATGAATTAGATTTCGTCTTCAGCTCGCCCAGCGGCAAGAAACTCACAGGCCACTCGTGGCGGTCCATTGGGTACGTTGGAGACCAAAGGGCAGACAAATACCGATTCGAAGACGGCATCTACGCTGAGAGACAGGGCTACATGCTCGCggagctggatctgggcGTGGGCGAGAAAGTCTACGGACTAGGCGAGCGGTTTGGCCCGCTGGTTAAGAATGGCCAGACGGTGGATATCTGGAACGAGGATGGCGGGACCTCGTCGGAGCTGGCATACAAGAACATCCCATTCTATATTAGCTCTAAGGGGTACGGTGTGTTTGTGAACCATCCGGGTAAGGTCAGTCTTGAGGTTCAGTCGGAGCGGACGACGAGGGTCAATATCTCTGTTCCTGGGGAGGAGATTGAGTACTTTATCGTTTACGGGGCCACTCCGAAGGAGATCCTTAAGAGATATACATATCTGACAGGGAAGCCTGGTCTGGTTCCTTCGTGGAGCTATAATCTGTGGCTTACAACCA GTTTCACCACGAACTACGACGAGGAAACCGTCACCGGCTTCCTGGACGGTTTCCGAGACAGAGATATCCCGCTGGGCGTCTTCCACTTCGATTGTTTCTGGATGAAATCGTACCAATGGTGCGACTTTGAGTTCGACTCTGACATGTTTCCCGATGCCGGGGGCTACATGCAGCGGCTGAAGGACCGCGGACTGCGCATCAGTGTTTGGATTAATCCGTACGTGGGCCAGGCGTCGCCGCTGTTCGAAGAAGGTAAGACAAACGGGTACTTCATCAAG CGGACCGACGGCTCCGTGTGGCAATGGGACTTCTGGCAAGCGGGAATGGCCATCATTGACTTCACAAATCCCGCCGCCTGCGCCTGGTACCGCCGACACCTGGAACGATTAATGGAAATGGGCGTGGACAGCTTCAAGACCGACTTCGCAGAGCGGATACCCGTCAAGGGAGTGACATACCACGACGGCTCCGACCCAACGCGCATGCACAACTACTACGCCCTGCTGTACAACAAGGAAGTCTTCGAGACGTTGAACGCCCGCGTAGGCCACAACCAGGGCCTCCTATTCGCGCGCAGCAGTGCGCCAGGCGGACAGAAGTATCCCGTGCACTGGGGCGGCGACTGCGAGAGCACGTTCGAGGCAATGGCCGAGTCGCTGCGCGGCGGGCTGAGTCTGATGCTCTCCGGGTATATCTTCTGGGCGTCTGATATCGGCGGGTTCGAGGgcacgccgccgccggcgctgTACAAGCGGTGGGTGCAGTTTGGGCTGTTGTCGTCGCACTCGCGGCTGCATGGGTCGTCGTCGTTCCGTGTGCCGTGGATCTACGGCGAGGACTGCTCGGCTGTGTTGCGCGACTGTGTTCGTCGGAAGATCGCCCTGATGCCGTATATTCTCCTCGAGGCGCTGCGCGGCCATGCGAGCGGCACGCCGCTGATGCGGCCGCTTTTCCTTGAGTTTCCCGATGACCTGTCCACGTACACTATTGACACGCAGTACCTGTTCGGCTCGAACCTGCTAATTGCGCCTGTCTTCTCGGAGGATGGCGAGGTTACGTTCTACGTGCCTCGCTCAGCGGACGATGAGCGTGGCAAATGGGTGTCGTGGTTTGATCACTCCAAGTCCTACGAGTCTGGACGCTGGTACACGGAGACTCATGATTTCGACACAATGCCGATTCTGATCCGTCCCGGCTCGGTGACGCCGCGTAACCCGGCGTTGAAGGCGCCCCAGGATGATGCGTTGACAGGCATCGAGTTGTTGGTTAATGGCCAGCTGAGCGGGGAGACGGTGCTGGATATTGTTGACCCTGGCCAGACTGATCAGGTCTTGAAGACCCTTCGTGTTCGCCATGCTGCGGATGGGAAGATGATTGAGGCTGAGGGACATTCGGTCAAGATTGTCCACATCGGGCTGTAA